Proteins found in one Sardina pilchardus chromosome 3, fSarPil1.1, whole genome shotgun sequence genomic segment:
- the ccdc43 gene encoding coiled-coil domain-containing protein 43: MAAPGEINGEFENWLNERLDSLEVDRDIYSVYIHGVLQEEENDEEKIDALRGILSAFLEEDALETVCQEIIKQWTDYCAKTKVTQKADAEVQAIASLIEKQAQIVVKQKEVSVEEKTRKQALLQQYAQITDDEDEDEEEPSGAMAIPSDKSLFKNTNVEEVLCRKKQQREQAKEDSQKKKEQDKMQREKDKLAKQERKDKEKKRTQKGERKR; this comes from the exons ATGGCTGCGCCCGGAGAAATCAACGGGGAGTTTGAAAACTGGTTAAATGAACGATTAGATTCCCTTGAAGTAGACAGGGATATATATTCCGTTTACATTCACGGTGTTCTTCAGGAAGAGGAGAATGATGAAGAAAAGATTGACGCCTTACGAGGCATTCTGTCCGCTTTTCTG GAAGAAGATGCATTAGAAACTGTCTGTCAGGAGATCATAAAGCAATGGACCGACTATTGTGCCAAGACTAAAGTCACTCAGAAGGCAGATG CGGAGGTGCAAGCCATTGCTAGCCTGATTGAGAAGCAGGCTcagatcgttgtgaagcagaaAGAAGTCTCTGTGGAGGAGAAGACACGAAAACAAGCCCTACTACAGCAGTATGCCCAAATCACTGATGATGAAGA tgaagatgaagaggaacCCTCCGGAGCTATGGCCATCCCCAGTGACAAAT CCCTCTTTAAAAACACTAACGTAGAGGAAGTGCTTTGTCGTAAAAAGCAGCAGCGGGAGCAGGCCAAAGAGGACTCTCAGAAGAAGAAGGAGCAGGACAAGATGCAGCGGGAGAAGGACAAGCTGGCCAAGCAAGAGCGCAAGGACAAGGAGAAGAAACGCACACAGAAAGGAGAACGCAAAAGATAA